In Flavobacterium lacustre, a genomic segment contains:
- a CDS encoding IPExxxVDY family protein, whose product MAIHKLDLGEFDEIDYYLIAIHTSLEDYRLAYFINQKLLINLSKNENEIQINIKEGETKFSRFYYYDIDKALSWNLIQNKNEVIQHKKDNSQNLFSNTTLEVLTKVHLLPEFKKVDYFLKIDNCDETISVSDVMTLLNTIDNISTVYTVDTNKIKSKNNLIF is encoded by the coding sequence ATGGCAATTCATAAATTGGATCTTGGTGAATTTGACGAAATAGATTACTATCTTATTGCCATTCACACTTCATTAGAAGACTATAGATTGGCATATTTTATCAATCAAAAGCTTCTAATCAATTTGAGTAAAAATGAAAATGAAATTCAAATCAATATAAAAGAAGGAGAAACAAAATTTTCAAGATTTTATTATTATGACATAGACAAAGCACTTTCTTGGAATTTAATCCAAAATAAAAACGAAGTCATTCAACATAAAAAAGACAACAGTCAAAATCTGTTTTCTAATACAACGTTAGAAGTTTTAACAAAAGTACATCTGCTTCCTGAATTTAAAAAAGTAGATTATTTTTTAAAAATAGACAACTGTGACGAAACTATAAGTGTTTCGGATGTAATGACATTATTAAATACCATCGACAATATATCAACAGTATATACGGTCGACACCAATAAAATCAAATCAAAAAATAATTTAATTTTTTAA
- the rnc gene encoding ribonuclease III, whose product MRLIKKIFSKSRSQEDGIFFDAIERILGFAPKTIDLYKKAFTHRSSNRMDEKGNPVNYERLEFLGDAMLSSVIAAHLFSKAPAGDEGYLTKMRSKIVSREHLNELGKDLNLVQFIESKVPLQHFGENIHGNIFESLVGAIYLDRGYEYCEKFIQKRVIIPYVDIARLEGKVISYKSLVIEWCQKEKRLFHYDIFEDNGIDGERLFGVKLSIDDKVIARARATSKKKAEEKASQRAYFAFQEKMDKK is encoded by the coding sequence ATGCGTTTAATCAAAAAAATATTTTCGAAATCCCGTTCTCAAGAAGACGGGATTTTTTTTGATGCTATTGAACGAATTCTTGGTTTCGCCCCAAAAACTATTGACTTATACAAAAAAGCATTCACACATCGTTCCTCAAATCGCATGGACGAAAAGGGAAATCCGGTTAATTACGAACGTTTAGAATTTCTTGGAGACGCCATGCTAAGTTCTGTAATTGCCGCACATCTTTTTAGTAAAGCACCAGCAGGAGACGAAGGCTATCTAACAAAAATGCGGTCCAAAATAGTTAGCAGAGAACATTTAAACGAGTTAGGGAAAGATTTAAACCTGGTTCAATTTATAGAAAGCAAAGTGCCGTTACAGCATTTTGGAGAAAATATTCATGGAAACATTTTTGAATCATTGGTTGGCGCAATATATCTTGACAGAGGTTATGAATACTGCGAAAAATTCATCCAAAAAAGAGTTATTATTCCTTATGTAGATATTGCGCGTCTGGAAGGAAAAGTAATTAGCTATAAAAGTTTGGTCATCGAATGGTGCCAAAAAGAGAAAAGACTGTTTCATTATGACATTTTTGAAGACAACGGTATTGACGGCGAAAGGCTGTTTGGAGTAAAACTCAGTATCGATGATAAAGTAATTGCAAGAGCAAGAGCAACTTCAAAAAAGAAAGCAGAAGAAAAGGCTTCGCAACGAGCATATTTTGCATTTCAAGAAAAAATGGATAAGAAATAA
- a CDS encoding PAS domain-containing protein, whose product MGHFKQYDEATAKYHQDLNIKTAPVFSWDFHYGFLNELKNTFVDLNKLNGISSLGQWSQNSWDFKEILKEEVIVVTDAQLRIVFASNNIIKMNGYCEEEILGNSPKMFHGEATCSTISKEIRDAIELQVPFEKTVLNYKKNGETYLCHIKGFPIFDKKGRLSHFIAFEKAA is encoded by the coding sequence ATGGGGCATTTCAAGCAATATGACGAAGCTACTGCTAAGTACCACCAGGACTTAAATATAAAGACAGCTCCAGTCTTTTCTTGGGATTTTCATTATGGTTTTTTAAATGAATTAAAAAACACCTTTGTAGACTTGAATAAACTTAACGGAATAAGTTCTTTAGGACAATGGAGTCAAAATAGTTGGGATTTTAAAGAAATATTAAAAGAAGAGGTGATTGTGGTAACTGATGCGCAATTGCGAATTGTTTTTGCTTCAAATAATATTATTAAAATGAACGGTTATTGTGAAGAAGAAATTTTAGGCAACAGCCCAAAAATGTTTCACGGAGAAGCAACTTGCAGCACTATATCAAAAGAAATCAGGGATGCGATTGAGTTGCAAGTGCCATTTGAAAAAACGGTTTTGAATTATAAAAAGAATGGTGAAACCTATCTTTGTCACATCAAAGGTTTCCCAATTTTTGACAAGAAAGGAAGATTATCTCATTTTATTGCTTTTGAGAAAGCTGCATAA
- the pyk gene encoding pyruvate kinase codes for MLTNKKTKIVATLGPACSTKEIIKDMIDAGVNVFRVNFSHADYEDVKNKISIIRGLNEEFGYTTAILGDLQGPKLRVGVMEDGVVVNDGDLITFTTAEDILGTAKKVFMKYKNFPNDVNPGERILLDDGKLIFEIVETDKKTEVLARVIQGGELKSKKGVNLPNTKISLPAMTEKDIADAIFAIGQNLDWIALSFVKTPRDLQDLQELIAEHSEYKIPIIAKIEMPEALENIDKIVAYCDALMVARGDLGVELPAHEVPLVQKELIRRAKTARIPVIVATQMMETMITSLTPTRAEVNDVANSVMDGADAVMLSGETATGNYPVQVIQKMTQIIEAVEDSPLIQVPQNTPQVRTNRFITKTICHHAATMANVIKAKAICTLTNSGYTAFQISAWRPSAHILVFTSNKRILTQLNLLWGVKSFYYEKLVSTDDTITDVNEIARQKGFVKKGDFLINLAAMPITDKGMVNTLRVSEIE; via the coding sequence ATGCTTACAAACAAGAAAACCAAAATTGTAGCCACTCTTGGGCCTGCATGTAGTACAAAAGAGATCATCAAGGACATGATCGACGCAGGTGTAAATGTGTTTAGAGTAAATTTTTCGCATGCCGATTATGAAGATGTTAAAAACAAAATTAGTATTATTCGTGGCCTAAACGAAGAGTTTGGCTATACGACCGCAATTCTTGGAGATTTACAAGGTCCAAAACTTCGAGTAGGTGTAATGGAAGATGGCGTAGTGGTAAATGACGGTGATTTAATCACATTTACAACTGCTGAAGATATTCTTGGAACAGCTAAAAAAGTATTCATGAAATACAAAAACTTTCCAAATGATGTAAATCCAGGAGAGCGTATTTTACTTGATGACGGTAAACTTATTTTTGAAATTGTTGAAACCGATAAAAAAACCGAAGTACTTGCAAGAGTAATCCAAGGTGGTGAATTGAAATCTAAAAAAGGAGTTAACCTTCCTAACACTAAAATATCTTTACCTGCAATGACAGAAAAAGATATTGCAGATGCCATTTTTGCTATTGGTCAAAACTTAGACTGGATTGCCCTTTCTTTTGTAAAAACACCAAGAGACTTACAAGACTTACAAGAATTAATCGCTGAACATTCAGAATATAAAATTCCAATTATTGCAAAAATCGAAATGCCGGAAGCATTAGAAAATATTGACAAAATTGTAGCTTATTGTGACGCTTTAATGGTAGCTCGTGGAGATTTAGGAGTAGAATTACCTGCTCATGAAGTACCATTAGTTCAAAAAGAATTAATTCGCAGAGCAAAAACAGCCAGAATCCCAGTTATTGTTGCTACTCAAATGATGGAAACAATGATTACCAGCTTAACTCCAACACGTGCAGAAGTAAATGACGTAGCTAACTCAGTTATGGATGGTGCTGATGCAGTAATGCTTTCTGGAGAAACTGCAACAGGTAATTATCCGGTTCAAGTTATTCAAAAAATGACTCAAATCATTGAAGCAGTTGAAGATTCTCCGCTAATTCAAGTACCACAAAATACGCCACAAGTAAGAACAAACCGTTTTATCACTAAAACTATTTGTCATCATGCTGCAACAATGGCGAATGTTATCAAAGCCAAAGCAATTTGTACATTGACTAACAGTGGTTATACTGCATTTCAAATTTCAGCTTGGAGACCATCTGCTCATATTTTAGTTTTTACATCAAATAAAAGAATCCTTACTCAACTTAATTTATTGTGGGGTGTAAAATCATTCTATTATGAAAAATTAGTAAGTACTGATGATACAATTACTGATGTAAACGAAATTGCAAGACAAAAAGGATTTGTGAAAAAAGGAGATTTCCTTATCAACTTAGCCGCTATGCCTATCACAGATAAAGGAATGGTAAATACCTTAAGAGTTTCTGAAATAGAATAG
- the dinB gene encoding DNA polymerase IV — protein MQELFPNRKIIHVDMDAFYASVEQMDNPELRGKPIAVGGSENRGVVAAASYEARKFGVRSAISGVMAKKNCPELIFVRPRFDRYKEISSKIQKIFYEYTDLVEPLSLDEAYLDVTINKKGNPSASLLAQEIRLRIFNEVGLTASAGISINKFVAKIASDYNKPNGQKTVNPDEVISFLEELPIRKFYGVGKVTTEKMYQLGIFTGLELKSKSLEFLEKHFGKSGNFYYNVVRGIHNSEVKSDRITKSVAAEHTFEVNLSSEIFMMEQLDNIANALIRRLKKHNIAGKTITLKIKYSDFTQQTRSKTLPYFIADKGLILETVKELLYQERMKDSVRLLGISLSNLNTEQKKTVVVQLKFDF, from the coding sequence ATGCAGGAATTGTTTCCAAATAGAAAAATCATACACGTTGACATGGATGCCTTTTATGCTTCTGTGGAACAGATGGATAATCCTGAATTGCGTGGAAAACCAATTGCTGTAGGTGGTTCAGAAAATAGGGGTGTTGTTGCGGCAGCCAGTTATGAAGCTCGTAAATTTGGAGTTCGGAGTGCTATAAGTGGCGTTATGGCTAAGAAAAATTGTCCGGAACTAATCTTTGTCAGACCTCGATTTGACCGGTACAAAGAAATTTCAAGTAAGATTCAGAAGATTTTTTATGAATATACAGATTTGGTCGAACCATTATCACTTGATGAGGCTTATTTGGATGTGACTATTAATAAAAAAGGAAATCCAAGCGCTAGTTTATTGGCACAAGAAATCAGATTACGTATTTTTAATGAAGTAGGTTTGACTGCTTCGGCAGGAATTTCTATCAATAAGTTTGTGGCCAAAATTGCCAGTGATTACAACAAACCCAATGGTCAAAAAACGGTTAATCCTGATGAAGTTATTTCGTTTTTGGAGGAATTGCCTATTCGTAAGTTTTATGGCGTTGGGAAAGTGACTACTGAGAAGATGTACCAATTGGGAATTTTTACCGGTTTGGAGCTAAAAAGTAAGTCGTTAGAGTTTCTGGAAAAGCATTTTGGGAAGTCTGGCAATTTCTATTATAATGTGGTTCGTGGCATTCACAACAGTGAAGTCAAGTCGGATAGAATTACAAAATCTGTTGCTGCTGAACATACTTTTGAGGTGAATCTTTCCTCTGAAATTTTCATGATGGAGCAATTAGATAATATTGCAAATGCTTTAATACGAAGGTTGAAAAAACACAATATAGCCGGAAAAACGATTACTTTAAAAATAAAATATAGCGATTTTACTCAGCAAACGCGTAGTAAAACCCTACCTTATTTCATTGCAGACAAAGGATTGATTTTAGAAACGGTGAAAGAATTATTGTATCAAGAACGTATGAAAGATTCGGTTCGTTTACTTGGAATTTCTTTAAGTAATTTGAATACAGAGCAAAAGAAAACAGTCGTTGTACAACTTAAATTTGACTTTTAA
- the fabF gene encoding beta-ketoacyl-ACP synthase II, whose amino-acid sequence MELRRVVVTGLGALTPIGNNVQEFWNGLINGVSGAAPITYFDASKFKTQFACELKNFNVEEFIDRKEARKMDRYAQYAMVSSEEAMKDANFDLDKLDKDRAGVIWGSGIGGLETFQIEVLNFAAGDGTPKFNPFFIPKMIGDIACGHISIKYGFRGPNFGTVSACASSTNAIIDAFNYIRLGHADVMVTGGSEAAVTIAGMGGFNAMHALSTRNDDPKTASRPMDKDRDGFVLGEGAGALILEEYEHAVARGAKIYCEVGGGGMSADAYHITAPHPEGLGAKNVMLNCLRDAGLKPTDVDGVNMHGTSTPLGDLAESKAIQHVFGEHAYTMNLNSTKSMTGHLLGAAGAVETISSILSLKYGIVPPTINHFTDDENIDPKLNFTFNKAQKRDMKVVMSNTFGFGGHNACVLVKKLDF is encoded by the coding sequence ATGGAATTAAGACGAGTTGTTGTAACAGGTTTAGGTGCGCTTACTCCCATTGGAAATAACGTCCAAGAATTTTGGAATGGTCTAATTAACGGAGTTAGTGGAGCCGCACCGATAACTTATTTCGATGCTTCAAAATTCAAAACTCAGTTTGCTTGCGAATTGAAAAACTTTAATGTCGAAGAATTTATTGACAGAAAAGAAGCAAGAAAAATGGATCGTTACGCACAATATGCTATGGTCTCATCAGAAGAAGCAATGAAAGATGCTAATTTTGATTTGGACAAATTAGATAAAGATCGTGCTGGTGTAATTTGGGGATCTGGAATTGGCGGATTAGAAACTTTTCAAATTGAAGTTCTTAATTTTGCTGCCGGAGACGGAACACCAAAATTCAATCCTTTCTTTATCCCAAAAATGATTGGTGATATTGCTTGCGGGCATATTTCAATAAAATATGGCTTTAGAGGCCCTAACTTTGGTACTGTTTCAGCTTGTGCTTCATCAACAAATGCTATTATAGACGCATTCAATTATATCCGATTAGGTCATGCCGATGTAATGGTGACAGGTGGTTCAGAAGCTGCAGTAACTATTGCGGGGATGGGCGGATTTAATGCCATGCATGCTTTATCTACCAGAAACGACGACCCAAAAACAGCTTCAAGACCAATGGACAAAGACAGAGACGGATTTGTACTTGGAGAAGGAGCAGGAGCTTTAATTCTTGAAGAATACGAACATGCTGTTGCTCGTGGCGCAAAAATTTATTGCGAAGTTGGTGGTGGCGGAATGTCAGCAGATGCTTATCATATTACAGCTCCACATCCGGAAGGATTAGGTGCGAAAAATGTAATGTTAAATTGCTTGAGAGATGCAGGTTTAAAACCAACAGATGTTGACGGTGTAAACATGCACGGAACTTCAACTCCTCTGGGAGATTTAGCAGAATCTAAAGCTATTCAACATGTATTTGGCGAACACGCTTATACAATGAACTTGAATTCAACAAAATCAATGACAGGACATTTACTTGGTGCTGCTGGTGCTGTTGAAACTATATCCTCTATTCTTTCTTTGAAATACGGGATTGTTCCTCCAACAATAAATCATTTTACAGATGATGAAAACATTGATCCAAAATTAAACTTCACTTTTAATAAAGCTCAAAAAAGAGACATGAAAGTAGTGATGAGTAATACCTTTGGATTTGGTGGTCACAATGCTTGTGTATTGGTAAAAAAATTAGACTTTTAA
- a CDS encoding recombinase has protein sequence MTVFSKAKPKLPTTEIITAYFDEHESWRDTGDDLEPLIELIRTIRPLKLKNLEQVDLQEIISFLKENHSCRNQLSIYIREILKDKKFNKILSDAAILQDVDFIFEVKKRLFAKILPNQPQKNTLEFILNQVFYLSNDSVWIEKIPFNQLEELYVLLGFKSIYISLESNSVLSELLTAMALITQRISGRAMETDVIKMVPEFDDFESPFAAFEKELYLIQDTIRSAEAHYISEDNLAYAQLWVLHAQCEEFVKKAFQNSSKYGISLRVNQNLLKISQQLERLKYLFPLLIVEQESDKNRNGILLALRLIKYNCYKNNVRKFIAESTQLLSYEITQHTAKTGEQYITESRKEYFKMFRTALGGGFIVGILCVIKVLLSKVDTSFFGHAFLYSMNYAFGFIAIYILGFTLATKQPAMTASALIKSLEEGVAKQGKNSEKYEAFAILFARVFRSQFIAFVGNVIMAFPVSLLGIWLIDYTLDYNIAATKWQTLLIDISPIHSLAIFHAAIAGVFLFLSGIISGSIANRDKHNQIYFRIAEHPLLKRSLGKVRTLKLSKLYEKRWAGIISNFWFGVFMGSTASIGLFLGLNLDIRHITFASGNLALALYGANYVVSDSMLFWGIFGIGVIGLVNFMVSFSLSLGLAFRSRAISLFELRFVTVSIWKHFKSRPFSFFFPTEKKSKSAIVENYLSSESKK, from the coding sequence ATGACAGTATTTTCTAAAGCAAAACCAAAATTACCTACCACGGAAATTATTACAGCCTATTTTGATGAACACGAATCTTGGCGTGATACGGGAGATGATTTAGAGCCGTTAATTGAGTTGATTCGTACGATTCGCCCTTTGAAACTTAAAAATTTAGAGCAAGTAGATTTGCAGGAAATCATTTCTTTTTTGAAAGAAAATCATTCCTGCCGAAACCAGCTTTCTATTTATATTAGAGAAATTTTAAAAGATAAAAAGTTTAACAAAATACTCTCTGATGCTGCTATTTTACAGGATGTTGATTTTATTTTTGAAGTTAAAAAAAGGCTTTTTGCTAAAATTTTACCTAATCAACCTCAAAAAAACACTTTAGAATTCATTCTTAATCAAGTGTTTTATTTGTCTAATGATTCGGTTTGGATTGAGAAAATACCGTTCAACCAATTGGAAGAATTATATGTTCTTTTGGGATTTAAATCTATTTACATAAGTTTAGAATCCAATTCCGTTTTATCTGAATTATTGACTGCAATGGCGCTCATAACACAGCGAATTAGTGGTCGTGCCATGGAAACGGATGTGATTAAAATGGTGCCGGAATTTGATGATTTTGAAAGTCCTTTTGCTGCTTTTGAAAAAGAATTGTATCTGATTCAAGATACTATCAGAAGTGCTGAGGCGCATTATATTTCGGAAGATAATTTGGCGTATGCACAATTGTGGGTTCTGCATGCACAGTGTGAAGAATTTGTCAAAAAAGCGTTCCAAAATAGTTCTAAATATGGAATCTCACTTCGTGTCAATCAAAATTTGTTAAAAATAAGTCAGCAATTAGAGCGGTTGAAATATTTATTTCCGTTACTGATTGTAGAACAAGAAAGTGATAAAAATAGGAATGGAATTTTATTGGCGCTTCGACTAATCAAATACAATTGTTATAAAAATAATGTTCGAAAATTTATAGCCGAAAGTACGCAGTTACTTTCTTATGAAATTACACAACACACCGCAAAAACTGGGGAACAGTATATTACCGAAAGTCGAAAAGAGTATTTTAAAATGTTTCGAACCGCACTTGGCGGAGGTTTTATTGTTGGAATATTGTGTGTTATCAAAGTGTTGTTGTCCAAGGTGGACACCAGTTTTTTTGGACATGCTTTTCTATACAGTATGAATTATGCTTTTGGATTCATTGCAATTTATATTCTGGGGTTTACATTGGCAACAAAACAGCCGGCTATGACGGCATCTGCCTTGATTAAATCATTAGAAGAAGGTGTCGCAAAGCAGGGAAAAAATTCTGAAAAATATGAGGCTTTTGCCATTCTTTTTGCGCGGGTTTTTCGTTCTCAGTTTATAGCTTTTGTGGGGAACGTTATTATGGCTTTCCCGGTTTCTTTACTTGGAATTTGGTTGATTGATTATACTTTGGATTATAATATTGCCGCAACTAAATGGCAAACTCTTTTGATCGATATAAGTCCAATTCATTCGCTTGCGATTTTTCACGCTGCGATTGCCGGAGTATTTTTATTTTTATCCGGAATTATTTCGGGAAGTATAGCCAATAGAGATAAACACAATCAAATTTATTTCAGGATTGCTGAACATCCTTTGCTGAAAAGAAGTTTGGGGAAAGTCCGTACGCTTAAGTTGTCAAAATTATATGAAAAAAGATGGGCTGGAATTATATCTAATTTCTGGTTTGGAGTTTTCATGGGAAGTACAGCTTCAATAGGATTGTTTTTAGGATTGAATCTTGATATTCGGCACATTACTTTTGCCAGCGGAAATTTAGCTTTGGCGTTATATGGAGCGAATTATGTAGTAAGTGATTCGATGCTTTTTTGGGGTATTTTCGGAATAGGTGTTATTGGGTTGGTCAATTTTATGGTCAGTTTCAGTCTGTCATTGGGTTTAGCTTTTCGTTCCAGAGCCATCTCATTATTTGAATTGCGTTTTGTTACGGTGTCTATTTGGAAACATTTTAAATCCAGACCTTTCAGTTTCTTTTTTCCAACAGAGAAGAAAAGCAAATCAGCTATTGTTGAAAATTATTTGAGTTCTGAATCTAAAAAATAA
- a CDS encoding acyl carrier protein, whose protein sequence is MSDIASRVKAIIVDKLGVDENEVVTEASFTNDLGADSLDTVELIMEFEKEFDIQIPDDQAENIATVGQAISYIEEAKK, encoded by the coding sequence ATGTCAGACATTGCATCAAGAGTAAAAGCGATTATCGTAGACAAATTAGGTGTTGACGAAAACGAAGTTGTAACAGAAGCAAGCTTCACTAATGATTTAGGAGCTGACTCATTAGACACTGTAGAGCTTATCATGGAATTCGAAAAAGAATTTGACATTCAGATTCCAGACGATCAAGCAGAAAACATTGCTACTGTAGGTCAAGCAATTTCTTACATCGAAGAAGCTAAGAAATAA
- a CDS encoding septal ring lytic transglycosylase RlpA family protein: protein MKKLITLFFLFAVIGLISSQSAVAIKQKAPVSKDTIKKNKIELAEQEIVSDTNIVEKGKYKFYKKNAHASYYADKFTGKRTTSGRKFDNNKYTAAHKKFPFGTKVKITNEANGKSVVVEVIDRGPFVRSREIDLTKRAFMEIAQNKGSGQMKVTIEVLEK, encoded by the coding sequence ATGAAAAAATTAATTACCCTGTTCTTTTTATTTGCTGTAATAGGCTTAATAAGCAGTCAAAGTGCGGTTGCTATTAAACAAAAAGCACCGGTATCAAAAGATACTATTAAGAAAAATAAAATAGAACTTGCGGAACAAGAAATAGTTTCGGATACCAATATAGTTGAAAAAGGAAAGTACAAATTCTACAAAAAAAACGCGCATGCTTCTTATTATGCTGATAAATTTACGGGCAAAAGAACCACTAGCGGAAGAAAATTTGACAATAATAAATATACTGCAGCGCATAAAAAATTTCCATTTGGTACAAAGGTAAAAATTACCAATGAGGCTAACGGAAAATCCGTAGTCGTTGAAGTTATCGACCGAGGACCGTTTGTAAGATCAAGAGAAATAGACCTTACCAAGCGTGCTTTTATGGAAATAGCACAGAACAAAGGAAGCGGTCAGATGAAAGTAACAATAGAAGTTCTGGAAAAATAA
- a CDS encoding CYTH domain-containing protein, which translates to MIEIERKFLVSSDAFKTEAFKENTIAQGYLSSVPERTVRVRIKGDKGFLTIKGISSASGLSRFEWEKEIPVEEAKKLLLLCEKGVIDKTRFEVKVGNHIFEVDEFHGENKGLTVAEVELQSETETFEKPDWLGEEVTNDNRYYNAYLSNHPFTGW; encoded by the coding sequence ATGATTGAAATAGAACGAAAATTTCTGGTTAGCTCTGACGCTTTCAAAACAGAAGCTTTTAAAGAGAATACTATTGCGCAGGGTTATTTAAGCTCAGTGCCAGAACGTACTGTTCGAGTTCGAATAAAAGGCGATAAAGGATTTCTGACCATAAAAGGAATTTCTAGTGCATCTGGTTTATCCCGATTTGAATGGGAAAAAGAAATTCCTGTTGAAGAGGCTAAAAAATTATTATTGTTGTGCGAAAAAGGAGTTATTGACAAAACCCGTTTTGAAGTCAAAGTTGGAAATCACATTTTTGAAGTAGATGAATTTCATGGAGAAAACAAAGGGCTAACTGTTGCCGAAGTAGAGCTCCAGTCTGAAACGGAAACATTCGAAAAACCCGATTGGTTAGGCGAAGAAGTGACTAATGACAATCGGTATTACAATGCTTATTTAAGCAATCATCCTTTTACAGGCTGGTGA